The segment GCGTCTTTCCCTTGAATGGCTTTACCACGACGCGTGCGCGGTATCCGTATCGCTGACCCACTTGCGGATTCCGAATGACGTATTGCCAGTCCCAAGCCGGACTATGGGTGTCGGGATCACCGGCGTCGTCCTTGAAGAAGTTCCACATCGCGAATCGGATCGAATCGGTCTGATCGAACAGAACCATAAAGAGCAGCCTGTCATCGGTTGTCTTCAGGTCGCGATCGCCGTCTAGAAAGCCGTAGTAGAAAGGTGCGATGAACTTCTTCTCGGGATGTTCGATGACATTTAGCGTTTGTGCTCCTGGCTCGAAGGGCAGATCCGATACGCCTGCATGAGCCACCGTCCCGACCTCAAAGTCTTTCCCTTTTCCAACACCGAACCGCACCCAACCCGTGCGGTCTCCCTCTTTGCCCCAGAAGTGAATCCTTCAATCAACTGTGCGATTCATGTACGACGCCCGCATCATGGCGACGAATCCCTGCGGAAAAAGGTCTCTGGTGGGCGTGCATTCGAAGGTGAGATCGATCTGACCTTCGTTTGACAGGTCGTAGATCATCTGAGCTCCTAATCCCCATTGGGAACCTGCGGCGGGCCAATGGATTCGGAATCGGCTTTCGTCCAGTTGCTTTACATGGCAAGGGTCGCGGCGTGGAGTGAACATAGAAATGTCATCTTGTTCTTTCGCACCATTGAAGATGTGTTCGAAGTTGAGCCCCACTGCATCGTCACGGAAGAGATTCGATGTGGGGAAGGACTTCAGAAAAAGTGGATTCAACCCGCTGCCCTGGCGATCCTCGTTGGACAGGTTGTCATGGAGCACACCCTCAAAGCTGGAATTCTCCACTGCGAGGGCATCTTAGCCGCTCGCCGGCGCGACCAGCAGCGTTCCAAGAAGGGCCACTGATAAAGAGCAGATGGAAAGTCGTCTGTTCATTGCTGGTTGGTGAAGAGCATTGGTGAGGAGGGAATCCGATTCCCCGCAGAGATTGGAGCAACCGAAAGATTTGAAGCATCAAACAGCTTCGGCTTGTCGGCAAAACGTCTGGATAGCCGGCCTACGTCCCAGCAAACTTCGCAGTCAACCATTTCTGAAATCCCGGAGTCGTTTGTTCCGATGTTTGCAACGTAACCTGCGGCGAGTCTGTCGAAAGTTCGAATTGCAATCGCTCGCCGTCCTCGGGGATGAGGACCTGCTCTGCGACACTAGCGTCGTTAACCATTTGCCTGAGTTTGCTTCGACTCATCAGGCAATGATCGATGGCCTCTAGATGGTTGAACACGACCTTTGCCGGAGCCAGTTTCGCAAGCTCGATGAGTTCGGCTTCGCTGAACATCAAATCTTTACCGATGCCAAAATTTGCCGTTCCGGCCGGAGCGACGATCACTTGTGGCCTGAGTCTCTCGATGGCGGACTTGACCGTGTTCGTCAACACCGTGTCACCGGTGATGTAAACGGTCGGTTCATCCGGGTGAGCCAGGTAGTAGCCGGCAACCGGTCCCATCAGCCATCCGATCATCCCATGTCCATGTGTGGCGGGAATGACTTCAACCGATAGGTCGCCCGAGTCTTGGGTGATGATTCTGGCGTCCAAACCCTTGCGTCGGAGGTTGGGGGCATCAATGCTGCTGCACCACAACTTCAATCCGCGAGATTTGATCCACTCGACTCCCGGTTTATCCAAATGGTCGGGATGTTCGTGTGTGATGAGTACTTCGGTCGCCGTTTTAAACAACTCATCGGCGTTGTTTGGCAAGGCCGTAAATGGATTCTTGCGGCGTTCGCCGCGAAACAGTCTGAAGCCTGCCAGCGACGAAGGCGGCGATAACATTGGATCGACAAGGATTCGATGTTCGCCAATCTCCAGCAGGATAGTCGCGTTTCTAATCTGCGTAATATTCATTTCTAACCTCGTCCAGTTTCGTTTTCAGCTTTCCGGCGATCTCGGGATGCTCGCGGATCACGTTGGTTTGCTGGCGGGGATCGGATTTCAGGTTGTAGAGCTGCGAGGGCGGTGAGCCCGGCTTGATGCGGCCGTCGGAGGTAATGTCGCTGTTGATGTTATCAGTGTTCTTAATGCCGGTGAGCCCGTTGCCGAAGCCGCCGCCACCCTGCGCTGGGATGTAGACCCAGTCGGCATCGCGGAGGGAGAGGTGCTCGCGGCTCTGCCCGGCAAGGACGAGATGGTCGCGGCAAGGTTGAGCGGGTTCACCGGTCAGTTCGGGGAGGACAGAGATGCCGTCGGGGGCAGCATGCTCAGGCAGTTTCACGCCAAGGATGTCAGCGCAGGTCGATGTCATATCGATCGAACTGATTAGGGCGTCGGACTTGCTGCCGGCGGGAACGCGACCCGGCCAACGG is part of the Crateriforma spongiae genome and harbors:
- a CDS encoding MBL fold metallo-hydrolase is translated as MNITQIRNATILLEIGEHRILVDPMLSPPSSLAGFRLFRGERRKNPFTALPNNADELFKTATEVLITHEHPDHLDKPGVEWIKSRGLKLWCSSIDAPNLRRKGLDARIITQDSGDLSVEVIPATHGHGMIGWLMGPVAGYYLAHPDEPTVYITGDTVLTNTVKSAIERLRPQVIVAPAGTANFGIGKDLMFSEAELIELAKLAPAKVVFNHLEAIDHCLMSRSKLRQMVNDASVAEQVLIPEDGERLQFELSTDSPQVTLQTSEQTTPGFQKWLTAKFAGT